A genome region from Crossiella equi includes the following:
- a CDS encoding LysR family transcriptional regulator has protein sequence MNLRHLECFLAVADELHFGRAAQRLGMSPARVSESVADLERTLRGALFERSSRRVGLTSFGADFLEEVRGPLEKLRIAHRLAKVRNEQRDEIVIGHDAELGHLLLSRLLGTDTAELAEDTIARTPWRPTLMSTDEQVAAVAEGRIDLGLGWSAVTRPPLAAVTLAAVPVVAILRADDPLALASHVHFADLRDRQVLLAARNTNEAVHSQLLADFVQGGLRVTEVEEIPRYDDLALHVVSRNRVALHPATAAVLNRVPGAVFRPLVHPSPVVTITATFRQPAAAQETGKLDQILRKLTTVTAKTLNPYASHWRPAA, from the coding sequence GTGAACTTACGTCATCTTGAATGCTTTCTCGCCGTTGCCGACGAACTGCACTTCGGCCGGGCGGCGCAGCGCCTGGGAATGTCCCCGGCACGGGTCAGCGAGTCGGTCGCGGACCTGGAGCGCACCCTGCGGGGTGCCCTGTTCGAGCGCTCCAGCCGCCGGGTGGGCCTGACCTCCTTCGGCGCGGACTTCCTGGAGGAGGTGCGGGGGCCGCTGGAGAAGCTGCGCATCGCGCACCGGCTGGCCAAGGTCCGCAACGAGCAGCGGGACGAGATCGTCATCGGCCACGACGCCGAGCTGGGCCACCTGCTGCTGTCCCGGCTGCTGGGCACGGACACCGCCGAGCTAGCCGAGGACACGATCGCCCGCACCCCGTGGCGCCCGACCCTGATGTCCACCGACGAGCAGGTCGCGGCGGTGGCCGAGGGTCGCATCGACCTGGGCCTGGGCTGGTCGGCGGTCACCCGGCCCCCGCTGGCGGCGGTCACCCTGGCGGCGGTCCCGGTGGTGGCGATCCTGCGCGCGGACGACCCCCTGGCGCTGGCCTCACACGTGCACTTCGCGGACCTGCGGGACCGCCAGGTGCTGCTGGCGGCGCGCAACACCAACGAGGCGGTGCACAGCCAGCTGCTGGCGGACTTCGTCCAGGGCGGCCTGCGGGTCACCGAGGTCGAGGAGATCCCGCGCTACGACGACCTGGCCCTGCACGTGGTCAGCCGCAACCGCGTGGCCCTGCACCCGGCCACCGCCGCGGTCCTGAACCGCGTCCCGGGCGCGGTCTTCCGCCCGCTGGTCCACCCGAGCCCGGTGGTCACCATCACGGCCACATTCCGCCAGCCCGCCGCGGCCCAGGAGACCGGCAAACTTGACCAAATCTTGAGGAAACTGACAACGGTGACCGCGAAAACGCTCAACCCGTATGCGAGTCACTGGCGCCCCGCTGCCTGA
- a CDS encoding M24 family metallopeptidase, whose product MSHNGVLETAELTGFRELQRLAYDGAQAVAAGLEPGVTERVAARRLREWLVARGVQDWFHTPFAWFGERTAFRGFRVPTQFFPTDRKLAHGEPFILDCAPVRDSFVADIGFAGCLGRNAIFEKLREDLAEYRELIVTQVRAGRTLRDVYRAVDALILRHGYDNRHRVYPGRVIAHQVGKVTSRLPKAIVAGFGVRSLQTLVGDLVVERLHQRSPLWANGEISNHPATPGLWAVEPHLGFRGVGVKFEEILVVTESDAFWLDDDLPHVRHWKAELS is encoded by the coding sequence ATGTCTCACAACGGGGTGCTGGAGACTGCCGAGCTGACCGGGTTCCGGGAGCTGCAACGGCTCGCCTACGACGGGGCCCAGGCCGTCGCCGCCGGGCTCGAGCCCGGGGTCACCGAGCGGGTGGCCGCGCGGCGGTTGCGCGAGTGGCTCGTGGCGCGCGGGGTGCAGGACTGGTTCCACACGCCGTTCGCCTGGTTCGGGGAGCGGACGGCTTTCCGCGGGTTCCGCGTGCCGACCCAGTTCTTCCCCACCGACCGCAAGCTGGCCCACGGCGAGCCGTTCATCCTGGACTGCGCGCCGGTGCGGGACTCCTTCGTGGCCGACATCGGGTTCGCCGGGTGCCTGGGGCGCAACGCGATCTTCGAGAAGCTGCGGGAGGACCTCGCCGAGTACCGGGAGCTGATCGTCACGCAGGTTCGGGCCGGGCGGACGCTGCGCGATGTCTACCGCGCCGTGGACGCCCTGATCCTGCGCCACGGCTACGACAACCGGCACCGCGTCTACCCCGGCCGGGTCATCGCGCACCAGGTCGGCAAGGTGACCTCGCGGCTGCCCAAGGCGATCGTCGCCGGGTTCGGCGTGCGGAGCCTGCAGACCCTGGTCGGCGACCTCGTGGTCGAGCGGCTGCACCAGCGTTCGCCGCTGTGGGCCAACGGGGAGATCTCCAACCACCCCGCCACGCCCGGGCTGTGGGCCGTCGAGCCGCACCTCGGGTTCCGGGGGGTTGGGGTCAAGTTCGAGGAGATCCTGGTGGTCACCGAGTCCGACGCGTTCTGGCTCGATGACGACCTGCCACACGTCCGGCACTGGAAGGCGGAGTTGTCATGA
- a CDS encoding metal-dependent hydrolase, translating to MTTEHKTGEQPDNLVLKARDVHFDWTALPLHWVPGEPFTTHTINVMHLLLPEGERWFVRVFQQALPLIRDEQLREQVIGFIGQEAVHAESHQGAQEHLREQGIDPGPYVRQIEWTFHRILGDRELDTAAQRSWLVERLAIIAAVEHVTAFLGQWVLDAHGLDRAGADPTMMDLLRWHGAEEVEHRSVAFDLYTHVNGSYLRRLRAMVLVAPMLVHIWARGVKFLMHADPELRGKVKPRWRDGSAAARKGLLPSYFSLLRKLSTFLSRRYHPSQEGSTAQAVAYLATSPAARAAEH from the coding sequence ATGACCACCGAGCACAAGACCGGCGAACAGCCCGACAACCTGGTCCTCAAGGCCCGGGACGTGCACTTCGACTGGACCGCGCTGCCGCTGCACTGGGTGCCCGGCGAGCCGTTCACCACCCACACCATCAACGTCATGCACCTGCTGCTGCCCGAGGGCGAGCGCTGGTTCGTGCGCGTGTTCCAGCAGGCCCTGCCGCTGATCCGGGACGAGCAGCTGCGGGAGCAGGTCATCGGCTTCATCGGCCAGGAGGCCGTGCACGCCGAGTCCCACCAGGGCGCCCAGGAACACCTGCGGGAGCAGGGCATCGACCCCGGGCCCTACGTGCGGCAGATCGAGTGGACCTTCCACCGCATCCTCGGCGACCGCGAGCTGGACACCGCCGCGCAGCGGTCCTGGCTGGTGGAACGGCTGGCCATCATCGCCGCCGTCGAGCACGTCACCGCCTTCCTCGGCCAGTGGGTGCTGGACGCGCACGGCCTGGACCGGGCGGGCGCGGACCCGACCATGATGGACCTGCTGCGCTGGCACGGCGCCGAGGAGGTCGAGCACCGCTCGGTGGCCTTCGACCTGTACACGCACGTCAACGGGAGCTACCTGCGGCGGCTGCGGGCGATGGTGCTGGTCGCGCCCATGCTCGTGCACATCTGGGCCCGCGGGGTCAAGTTCCTCATGCACGCCGACCCGGAGCTGCGCGGCAAGGTGAAACCGCGCTGGCGGGACGGCAGCGCGGCCGCGCGCAAGGGCCTGTTGCCGAGCTACTTCTCGTTGCTGCGCAAGCTGTCCACGTTCCTGAGCCGCCGCTACCACCCCTCGCAGGAGGGCTCCACCGCGCAGGCCGTGGCCTACCTCGCGACCTCGCCCGCCGCCCGCGCCGCGGAGCACTGA
- a CDS encoding non-ribosomal peptide synthetase: MMDDRVPLSVGQAGLLYLHETDPDLAQRYTISSPMLVEELLDPDLLHEAWRRLTRRHPVFASTIQAEDGGYVQCYGTAEPPFEYLVVDDVLSPDVLRQANEEVGKHIDLFTQAPLRLHAYADGRRTAVQIIQHHIVSDLVTALLLQEEIFEFYVALREGREPVLDDTGMGPFAAYVAAERKFLAGPRADRAREYWREQLAGCDFTLDLPGRRGGAAHRVTNTEVSAIPLRTSAEATAALNQLATETGTSPALVLFAAYSLTVRAATGREDVLIGFTTKGRKNQFARTPGYFVRPLLLRVPVGADSSFREVLSAAHASFVGAVRNQELPASMVLGEVGAREGMRGGARYEVNFQFEPYEMSLATYQSFDDGDGTMDRGDLVVRAYPVRHQVAQFPLGLQIGDQGEYFGGGLHFDPAQLDEGTARTLADRFLSVVEGIAADPTQLVRELAELTGPERTTLDAFAGGKELPGQAEDVLTAIQWVAATDPGRTALVAAGRLGATDAAEPVEWTYAQLNEAAAALAQRLPGEGLVALCLRRDVSIVVGMLAALHAGRPWVALDPKYPADRLAQMLEDSGATAVVTSTSTRELVTGLTGATVVDVHGLGPATAKPGTGEHAYVIFTSGSTGRPKGVVVGRHAFAEHLRALTHEWEIGAADRALVFGSFSFDVSLEQLFGVLSQGGTAVIRPDDLLDPAELLAFLEQHRVTVFNPPTGVWRQMAGALAEGRVSRPAWVPRLTSVGGDAMPAGDVRVWLAEIGGRLVNAYGPTETVITATTHDVTGAEAEGVLPIGRPLPGRRVYVLDAAGMRLPPGALGELYVGGTIAEGYLGRPELTAERFTVSGTGERLYRTGDLVRFRADGVLEFHGRADDQVKIRGFRIEPGEIEAVLRAQADVADAVVIARPTPQGELRLLGYVVATTGAALESEALRTAVSAQLPAHLVPAALVVLDALPLSRNGKVDKAALPEPDWQQAAGEYQAPETEAERVLAEIWAQVLGLDRVGRDDDYLTLGGDSILSIQIVARARQAGLRLNPRQLFDYPTVAALAERALADGGEVLVAGGSSDGPAPMHRWFAELAERGDWDARHWNMSVLLRLTEPTTPEQVTGALHAVLTAHPALRTHYRDRLTVGEARPVLDVSTVDDDSTWQAHLGLDPAAGHVLRAVFDPVAGELLLVAHHLAVDVVSWRILVEDLADALAAIRAGRQPALAPEATTVAQWVAVLEQRAKDPAVVAAVRAESAELPTGSTVDGGTEGAAHRVRRTLDEEATAALRTHVSALGATLEEALLAATGRAKADGRPGVLLELESHGRADLDPALDTTRTVGWFTSLTPFPVRTDGSALASLWQVRARLKQSTHRGLDHLLVRQLGAAADLPEVRPEANVNFLGTVRAEEAGGPVEVVRAQHGTVRAPGAPRAVPVLVEASVTDGRFELTVEHVTAEDAAKLADAVLAELTTLTSTDAPVVHGGVDPRLAPETAVRAWAQRLGALDAVWPLTPMQSNMLFQTLTTGGTGVYVDQLGVTFTGTLDPDALAQAWRQVVLRHAVLRGVCAWDGVPQPLLVVASAIELEVAVHDLRGAADGEAAVREFTAADHARGFDLAGGPLLRVSLLRTAEDRWTMLFSHHHVILDGWSVPLLLGEVLGIYSGLREGLPTHLPPAPDYGQFLRWSQRPRPDSTAFWREHLRGYTTAVPIVPEATPSGRNELTARELTARELTGLRELARTLGVTPGSVLHAVWGLVVAARTGAPEAVFGSVNSGRPPELAGVEEMVGNFINTVPLRLPLDRLADTGDWLTAVHERLLAVREHSAVSTAAISAASELPQGSALFDTVLTVANYPSVGGELPDLSIVDIAVHEQPEVPIVFGATLDEDRGRITLLRDPSRVRAEAATGLLAAAATALGGLATPGAKVGAVLDAVRAGFQADRSARRGRLAGRTPRPR; encoded by the coding sequence ATGATGGACGACCGTGTACCGCTGTCCGTGGGGCAGGCGGGCCTGCTCTACCTGCACGAGACCGACCCGGACCTCGCGCAGCGCTACACGATCAGCTCCCCGATGCTGGTGGAGGAGCTGCTCGACCCGGATCTCCTCCACGAGGCCTGGCGGCGGCTGACCAGGCGCCACCCCGTGTTCGCCTCCACCATCCAGGCCGAGGACGGCGGCTACGTCCAGTGCTACGGCACCGCCGAGCCACCGTTCGAGTACCTCGTGGTCGACGACGTCCTCTCCCCGGACGTGCTCCGGCAGGCCAACGAGGAGGTCGGCAAGCACATCGACCTGTTCACCCAGGCCCCGCTGCGCCTGCACGCCTACGCCGACGGCCGCCGCACCGCGGTGCAGATCATCCAGCACCACATCGTCAGCGACCTGGTCACCGCGCTGCTGCTCCAGGAGGAGATCTTCGAGTTCTACGTCGCCCTGCGCGAGGGGCGCGAACCGGTCCTGGACGACACGGGCATGGGCCCCTTCGCCGCGTACGTGGCCGCCGAGCGCAAGTTCCTGGCCGGGCCGAGGGCCGACCGCGCCCGCGAGTACTGGCGCGAGCAGCTGGCGGGCTGCGACTTCACCCTGGACCTGCCCGGCCGCCGCGGCGGTGCCGCGCACCGGGTGACCAACACCGAGGTCAGCGCCATCCCGCTGCGCACCTCCGCCGAGGCCACCGCCGCGCTCAACCAGCTGGCCACCGAGACGGGCACCTCCCCCGCGCTGGTGCTCTTCGCCGCCTACAGCCTCACCGTGCGCGCCGCCACCGGCCGCGAGGACGTGCTGATCGGGTTCACCACCAAGGGCCGCAAGAACCAGTTCGCCCGCACCCCCGGCTACTTCGTGCGCCCGCTGCTGCTGCGCGTGCCGGTCGGCGCGGACTCCTCCTTCCGCGAGGTGCTCTCCGCCGCGCACGCCTCCTTCGTGGGCGCGGTGCGCAACCAGGAGCTGCCCGCCTCCATGGTGCTCGGCGAGGTCGGCGCCCGGGAGGGCATGCGCGGCGGCGCCCGCTACGAGGTCAACTTCCAGTTCGAGCCCTACGAGATGTCCCTGGCCACCTACCAGAGCTTCGACGACGGCGACGGCACCATGGACCGCGGCGACCTGGTCGTGCGCGCCTACCCGGTGCGGCACCAGGTCGCGCAGTTCCCGCTGGGCCTGCAGATCGGCGACCAGGGCGAGTACTTCGGCGGTGGCCTGCACTTCGACCCCGCCCAGCTGGACGAGGGCACCGCGCGCACCCTGGCCGACCGCTTCCTGTCGGTGGTCGAGGGCATCGCGGCCGACCCCACCCAGCTGGTACGCGAGCTGGCCGAGCTGACCGGACCCGAGCGCACCACCCTGGACGCCTTCGCCGGGGGCAAGGAGCTGCCGGGCCAGGCCGAGGACGTGCTCACCGCGATCCAGTGGGTCGCGGCCACCGACCCCGGCCGCACCGCGCTCGTGGCCGCGGGCAGGCTCGGTGCCACCGACGCCGCCGAACCCGTGGAGTGGACCTACGCCCAGCTCAACGAGGCGGCGGCCGCCCTGGCCCAGCGCCTGCCGGGCGAGGGCCTGGTCGCGCTGTGCCTGCGCCGGGACGTCTCCATCGTGGTCGGCATGCTCGCCGCCCTGCACGCGGGCCGCCCCTGGGTGGCACTGGACCCGAAGTACCCGGCCGACCGCCTGGCCCAGATGCTGGAGGACTCCGGCGCCACCGCCGTGGTCACCTCGACCTCGACCCGCGAGCTGGTCACCGGGCTCACCGGCGCGACCGTGGTCGACGTGCACGGACTCGGCCCGGCCACCGCCAAGCCCGGTACCGGCGAGCACGCCTACGTCATCTTCACCTCCGGCTCCACCGGCCGCCCCAAGGGCGTCGTGGTCGGACGGCACGCCTTCGCCGAGCACCTCCGGGCGCTGACCCACGAGTGGGAGATCGGCGCCGCCGACCGCGCCCTGGTATTCGGCTCCTTCTCCTTCGACGTGTCCCTGGAGCAGCTGTTCGGCGTGCTCAGCCAGGGCGGCACCGCGGTCATCCGGCCGGATGACCTGCTGGACCCGGCCGAGCTGCTGGCCTTCCTGGAACAGCACCGCGTCACCGTGTTCAACCCGCCCACCGGCGTGTGGCGGCAGATGGCGGGCGCGCTGGCCGAGGGCCGCGTGTCCCGCCCGGCCTGGGTGCCCCGGCTGACCTCGGTCGGCGGTGACGCGATGCCCGCCGGGGACGTGCGCGTGTGGCTGGCCGAGATCGGCGGCCGCCTGGTCAACGCCTACGGCCCCACCGAGACCGTGATCACCGCGACCACGCATGACGTGACCGGTGCCGAGGCCGAGGGCGTGCTGCCCATCGGCCGCCCGCTGCCCGGCCGCCGGGTGTACGTGCTGGACGCCGCGGGCATGCGCCTGCCCCCGGGCGCGCTGGGCGAGCTGTACGTGGGCGGCACCATCGCCGAGGGCTACCTGGGCCGCCCGGAGCTGACCGCCGAGCGCTTCACCGTCTCCGGGACGGGCGAACGCCTGTACCGCACCGGCGACCTGGTGCGCTTCCGGGCCGACGGCGTGCTGGAGTTCCACGGCCGCGCCGACGACCAGGTCAAGATCCGCGGCTTCCGCATCGAACCGGGCGAGATCGAGGCGGTGCTGCGCGCCCAGGCCGACGTGGCGGACGCGGTGGTCATCGCCCGCCCGACCCCGCAGGGCGAGCTGCGCCTGCTCGGCTACGTGGTCGCCACCACCGGCGCCGCCCTGGAGTCCGAGGCCCTGCGCACCGCCGTCAGCGCACAGCTGCCCGCGCACCTGGTGCCTGCCGCGCTGGTCGTGCTGGACGCGCTGCCGTTGTCCCGCAACGGCAAGGTGGACAAGGCCGCGCTGCCCGAACCCGACTGGCAGCAGGCCGCTGGCGAGTACCAGGCGCCGGAGACCGAGGCCGAGCGTGTGCTCGCCGAGATCTGGGCCCAGGTGCTCGGCTTGGACCGGGTCGGCCGCGACGACGACTACCTCACCCTGGGCGGCGACTCGATCCTGAGCATCCAGATCGTGGCCCGCGCCCGTCAGGCCGGTCTGCGCCTGAACCCCCGGCAGCTCTTCGACTACCCGACCGTGGCCGCCCTGGCCGAGCGGGCGCTGGCCGACGGCGGCGAGGTGCTGGTCGCGGGCGGCAGCAGCGACGGCCCCGCGCCCATGCACCGCTGGTTCGCCGAGCTGGCCGAACGCGGTGACTGGGACGCGCGGCACTGGAACATGTCGGTGCTGCTGCGCCTGACCGAGCCCACCACACCGGAGCAGGTGACCGGGGCCCTGCACGCGGTGCTCACCGCGCACCCGGCCCTGCGCACGCACTACCGCGACAGGCTCACCGTGGGCGAGGCCCGGCCGGTGCTCGATGTGTCCACTGTGGACGATGATTCCACCTGGCAGGCCCACCTCGGCCTGGACCCGGCGGCCGGGCACGTGCTGCGCGCGGTCTTCGACCCGGTGGCCGGCGAGCTGCTGCTGGTCGCCCACCACCTCGCGGTGGACGTGGTGTCCTGGCGGATCCTGGTCGAGGATCTCGCCGACGCCCTGGCCGCGATCCGGGCGGGCCGCCAGCCCGCGCTGGCACCGGAGGCGACCACGGTCGCGCAGTGGGTGGCCGTGCTGGAGCAGCGCGCCAAGGACCCGGCGGTCGTCGCGGCGGTCCGCGCGGAGTCCGCCGAGCTGCCGACGGGCTCCACTGTGGACGGTGGTACCGAGGGCGCGGCGCACCGCGTGCGGCGCACCCTGGACGAGGAGGCCACCGCGGCGTTGCGCACGCACGTCAGCGCGCTCGGCGCGACGCTGGAGGAGGCCCTGCTGGCCGCCACCGGCCGGGCCAAGGCCGACGGCCGCCCGGGGGTGCTGCTGGAGCTGGAGAGCCACGGCCGCGCGGACCTGGACCCGGCGCTGGACACCACGCGCACGGTCGGCTGGTTCACCTCGCTCACCCCGTTCCCGGTGCGCACCGACGGGTCCGCGCTGGCCTCGCTGTGGCAGGTGCGGGCGCGGTTGAAGCAGAGCACGCACCGCGGCCTGGACCACCTCCTCGTGCGCCAGCTCGGCGCCGCCGCGGACCTGCCGGAGGTGCGGCCGGAGGCCAACGTCAACTTCCTGGGCACCGTGCGCGCGGAGGAGGCGGGCGGCCCGGTCGAGGTGGTGCGCGCCCAGCACGGCACGGTCCGCGCGCCCGGTGCGCCCCGGGCGGTGCCGGTGCTGGTGGAGGCCTCGGTCACCGACGGCCGGTTCGAGCTGACCGTGGAGCACGTGACCGCCGAGGACGCGGCCAAGCTGGCCGACGCGGTGCTGGCCGAGCTCACCACGCTGACCAGCACCGACGCACCGGTTGTGCACGGGGGTGTGGACCCCCGGCTGGCCCCGGAGACCGCGGTGCGGGCCTGGGCGCAGCGGCTCGGTGCGCTGGACGCGGTGTGGCCGCTGACGCCGATGCAGTCGAACATGCTGTTCCAGACGCTCACCACCGGCGGCACCGGGGTGTACGTGGACCAGCTGGGCGTGACCTTCACCGGCACCCTGGACCCGGACGCGCTGGCCCAGGCCTGGCGGCAGGTCGTGCTGCGGCACGCGGTGCTGCGCGGGGTGTGCGCCTGGGACGGTGTGCCGCAGCCGCTGCTGGTGGTCGCCTCGGCGATCGAGCTGGAGGTGGCCGTGCACGACCTGCGCGGGGCGGCCGACGGCGAGGCGGCGGTACGCGAGTTCACCGCGGCCGACCACGCGCGCGGCTTCGACCTGGCGGGCGGTCCGCTGCTGCGGGTCTCGCTGCTGCGCACGGCCGAGGACCGCTGGACCATGCTGTTCTCGCACCACCACGTGATCCTGGACGGCTGGTCGGTACCACTGCTGCTGGGCGAGGTGCTCGGCATCTACAGCGGCCTGCGCGAGGGCCTGCCCACGCACCTGCCCCCGGCCCCGGACTACGGGCAGTTCCTGCGCTGGTCGCAGCGTCCCCGCCCGGACTCGACCGCGTTCTGGCGCGAGCACCTGCGCGGGTACACCACGGCGGTGCCGATCGTGCCCGAGGCCACCCCGTCCGGGCGCAACGAGCTGACCGCGCGGGAGCTGACCGCGCGGGAGCTGACCGGCCTCCGGGAGCTGGCCCGCACGCTGGGCGTGACCCCGGGCTCGGTGCTGCACGCGGTGTGGGGCCTGGTGGTCGCCGCCCGCACCGGCGCCCCGGAGGCGGTGTTCGGCAGCGTCAACTCCGGCCGCCCGCCGGAGCTGGCAGGCGTGGAGGAGATGGTCGGCAACTTCATCAACACCGTGCCGCTGCGCCTGCCCTTGGACCGCCTCGCCGACACCGGCGACTGGCTGACCGCGGTGCACGAGCGCCTGCTGGCGGTGCGCGAGCACAGCGCGGTCTCCACCGCCGCGATCAGCGCGGCCAGCGAGCTGCCCCAGGGCAGCGCGCTGTTCGACACGGTGCTCACCGTCGCCAACTACCCGTCGGTGGGTGGCGAGCTGCCGGATCTGTCCATTGTGGACATCGCGGTGCACGAGCAGCCGGAGGTGCCGATCGTCTTCGGCGCGACGCTGGATGAGGACCGGGGACGGATCACGCTGCTGCGCGACCCGTCCCGGGTGCGGGCCGAGGCCGCGACCGGGCTGCTGGCCGCGGCCGCCACCGCGCTGGGCGGGCTGGCCACCCCGGGTGCGAAGGTCGGGGCCGTGCTGGACGCGGTGCGTGCCGGGTTCCAGGCGGACCGCTCCGCCCGTCGAGGCCGCTTGGCCGGGCGTACGCCCCGGCCGCGCTAA
- a CDS encoding SDR family oxidoreductase: MTRFVQGSGVELAVHEWGDPAKPTVLCVHGYPDDSSVWTDVAARLAEDFHVVAYDVRGAGQSTRPRARGDYHLDLLAADLVAVADAVSPAEPVHLLGHDWGSIQAWHAVTEPGLGSRFRSYTSVSGPCLDHAGHWLRDSLKPSPRRLGQLLRQLVFSAYIGFFQLPLLPELAWRTGALPRLMKRLVQLGDGAELPPPALADGLHGLQLYRANMVPRFRRPEQRRTGVPVQVLAPSRDPFVGAPVQASASRWVGDLRLRRIAGGHWLPRSRPEVIARCVREFATSVDGTAAETRGLRRARVLRPKKRWADHLVVITGGGSGIGRETALAFAEHGADVVVSDVDGDSARRTAELAELFGVTAAAHVVDVTDKKAVHAFAEDVRRELGVPDIVVNNAGIGMAGGLLDTSTEDWQRVLDVNLWGVIHGSRVFAEQLVERGEGGHLVNLASAAAYLHSRTLPAYATTKSAVLTLTQCLRAELAAHQIGVTAICPGIVNTNITKTTEFVGLSAAEQDRRRASTSALYRRRNYPPSKVAKAILAAVDRDKAIAPVTPEAHAGLLLSRLTPGLLRAAARHDLTPR; the protein is encoded by the coding sequence ATGACCCGGTTCGTGCAGGGGAGCGGCGTGGAGCTCGCGGTCCACGAGTGGGGGGACCCGGCGAAGCCGACCGTGCTGTGCGTGCACGGCTACCCCGACGACAGCTCGGTGTGGACCGACGTGGCCGCGCGGCTGGCCGAGGACTTCCACGTCGTGGCCTACGACGTGCGCGGCGCCGGGCAGTCCACCCGTCCCCGTGCCCGCGGCGACTACCACCTCGACCTGCTCGCCGCCGACCTCGTCGCGGTGGCCGACGCCGTCAGCCCCGCCGAGCCCGTGCACCTGCTCGGCCACGACTGGGGCTCCATCCAGGCCTGGCACGCCGTCACCGAACCTGGCCTCGGCAGCCGCTTCCGGTCCTACACCTCGGTGTCCGGGCCCTGTCTGGACCACGCCGGGCACTGGCTGCGCGACTCGCTCAAGCCCTCGCCCCGGCGCCTCGGGCAGCTGCTGCGGCAGCTCGTGTTCTCCGCCTACATCGGCTTCTTCCAGCTGCCCCTGCTGCCCGAGCTCGCCTGGCGCACCGGCGCCCTGCCGCGCCTGATGAAACGTCTCGTCCAGCTCGGTGACGGGGCCGAGCTGCCACCGCCGGCGCTCGCCGACGGGCTGCACGGCCTCCAGCTCTACCGCGCCAACATGGTGCCCCGGTTCCGCCGCCCCGAGCAGCGCCGCACCGGCGTGCCGGTCCAGGTGCTCGCCCCCAGCCGCGACCCGTTCGTCGGCGCGCCCGTGCAGGCCAGCGCCAGCCGCTGGGTCGGCGACCTGCGGCTGCGGAGGATCGCCGGGGGGCACTGGCTGCCGCGCAGCCGTCCCGAGGTCATCGCGCGCTGCGTGCGCGAGTTCGCCACCAGCGTCGACGGCACCGCGGCGGAGACCAGGGGGCTGCGCCGCGCCCGCGTGCTGCGGCCCAAGAAGCGCTGGGCCGACCACCTCGTGGTGATCACCGGCGGCGGCAGCGGGATCGGGCGGGAGACCGCGCTGGCCTTCGCCGAGCACGGCGCGGACGTCGTGGTGTCCGATGTGGACGGTGACTCGGCGCGGCGCACCGCGGAGCTGGCCGAGCTGTTCGGGGTCACCGCCGCCGCGCACGTCGTGGACGTCACCGACAAGAAGGCCGTGCACGCCTTCGCCGAGGACGTGCGCCGCGAGCTCGGTGTACCGGACATCGTGGTCAACAACGCGGGCATCGGCATGGCCGGGGGCCTGCTCGACACCAGCACCGAGGACTGGCAGCGCGTGCTGGACGTCAACCTGTGGGGCGTCATCCACGGTTCGCGCGTCTTCGCCGAACAGCTCGTCGAACGCGGCGAGGGCGGACACCTGGTCAACCTGGCCTCGGCCGCGGCCTACCTGCACTCGCGCACGCTGCCCGCCTACGCCACCACCAAGTCCGCGGTGCTCACCCTCACCCAGTGCCTGCGCGCCGAGCTGGCCGCGCACCAGATCGGCGTCACCGCGATCTGCCCGGGCATCGTCAACACCAACATCACCAAGACCACCGAGTTCGTCGGCCTGTCCGCCGCCGAGCAGGACCGCCGCCGCGCCAGCACCAGCGCGCTCTACCGCCGCCGCAACTACCCGCCGTCGAAGGTGGCCAAGGCCATCCTCGCCGCCGTCGACCGGGACAAGGCCATCGCGCCGGTCACCCCGGAGGCCCACGCCGGGCTGCTGCTGTCCCGGCTCACCCCCGGCCTGCTGCGCGCGGCCGCCCGCCACGACCTGACCCCGCGCTGA